From Brassica oleracea var. oleracea cultivar TO1000 chromosome C3, BOL, whole genome shotgun sequence, a single genomic window includes:
- the LOC106329754 gene encoding putative clathrin assembly protein At5g57200: MTNDLLHGQLVVLMAIRAGGSGWQLALVTPHNNNNNNPRLAIATKLGRGFDNLLLDSLYKDDIASRQIQLTNAGYGFGATATTREPASSNPNPLRMQQDIFCKYPRPLYCSLSNPNPS, from the exons ATGACGAACGATCTTCTGCATGGGCAGTTGGTTGTTCTTATGGCCATCAGG GCTGGAGGAAGTGGTTGGCAGCTTGCACTAGTCACACCACATAACAACAACAACAACAATCCTCGTCTCGCAATAGCAACAAAACTC GGCAGAGGATTTGACAATCTTCTGCTAGACAGTCTCTACAAAGACGATATAGCAAGCAGACAGATTCAATTAACCAATGCTGGTTACGGATTTGGAGCAACGGCTACAACCCGAGAACCAGCCTCATCTAACCCCAACCCGCTCCGGATGCAACAAGATATTTTCTGTAAATATCCGAGACCACTTTACTGTTCTCTAAGCAACCCAAATCCGAGTTAA